The window AGGAAGTCATAGCGTATCCACCAGGCATTAATATCGACCTGATCCAGCAAATCCAGGCCACTCAGGAGGGTATAGGTCAAACCGGCATACCATTGATTGGGTGTAATATCCTGGCTGCCTACAGCGGTCAGGTCAATCACGGCGCAGGCAATTCCGTCTGCCTGCAGGCGCTGCATGGTTTGTACCCGCAGGCTGGATTTTCCCATCTGGCGCGAATTCAAAATGTAGCAAAATTCCCCAGCCTTTAATCCCTCATACAGGTCCCGATCTGCCCGTCGGGTGACATAAGTCGGAGCGTCCAGCGGTAAACTTCCCCCCACCTGATAATCGTAGGGTCTGTCCATATCCCCACTCATAACATCTCTCCGGCTGACTTGGCGGGCAGGTTTTCCAGGCGGGGAGAGAAGTATTGGCGATAGAGATGGCAGCGCGCTCTGGCTTCATGGCCCTGCAGTCGAACCAGCCCCATACTGTGGAGTTTAAAGCCTGGAATTGCCTCCAGTTGGGTCGGGCCATCGGTAGAAAAGACCTGGCGGGCTGCTGCTGCCAGTTCCGGATGTTGTTGTAAATTCCACAAATGTCGCCGTAGATGATCCCCGTAGAGACCGGTTTCACCGGCAGCGGTGGCGACCAGTTGCTCCAGGGTGGTTTCCTGGCGGGCGATCGCATAGAGGGCCAGCCGGACCAGGTAGGGATGACCTCCCACCAGATGCATCAACCCCTGCACGTCTTCCCAAGTCCAGGTCAGGTGGTGACGGTGGGCCAGAGCCAGAACCTGCTCGGTGTCGAACTCTGCCAGCTCGATCGGTAGCCCGACATTGAAGGGAGACTGGTTGATGTCGATTGGAATGTAGACTTCGGTGGAATGGACCACAATCAGGCGCAACTTTTTCCAGATCTCCCGGTTTTTGGCTTCTTCATGCCAGGCTCGCAGGAGACCAAAAAAGTCCCCAGCCAGTTCGGGATGGAGAAAAATGCGGTCCACTTCATCCAGACCCAGCACCAGAGGAGCCTGGGACTGAGGCAACAGATAATTCTCAAAGTAGGCTTTGCAGGCCACTTTGCTACCGAAGACGCGATTCCATTTTTCGGAAAGTAGATCGGGCAGATTCAGCTCCAGGGCGATGTTGGCACAGAACCACTGCAGAAATCGGTCCAGATCAGCCAGGATTTTACTGTCTGCCAGTTGAAAGTTAAGGGGAATCGTGCGGTAGCCCTGATCTGCGGCCTGTTGAAGAATGCGGACCATGAGGGAGGTTTTACCCATCTGGCGAGGAGCCCGAATTCGAACCAGCGCTCCGGCCCGGGTAATTTCCTGGTAACAACGGATTTCGATCGGGGGCCGTTCCATATAGAAGGGAGATGCCAGATTCACCTGACCAGTGGGCAATTCCGGCTCTGCGGCGGGGGTGGGCCGATCGCTGGCTGGGGATGGTGAAGGGAGGCTGGGCTGGCCTGAAACGGGTTGGGTTGGCCCGTTTGTGATCAGCTGCAGGACTTCCGCCAAGAGAGCGGGGGTATCGGCATCGGATTGCCATTCTCGCTGTTGAATTTGATCGAGATAATGGTGCAGATCGTAGGTCAGGGGCATGCCCAGGGGGAAATTTACCCGAATTGGCAAAATTACAGGTTTACCTTCGGGGTGCTGCTCCTGCAAGTCCTTGGCCCGCCGTACTTCCTCCATCACCATTTCGCTGGTGGCCGATCGGGCAGAGAGGAGCAGGAGCAGATAATCAGACTGACGCAGCTCCGCCTCAATTCGCTGGGGCCAGTTCTCTCCCAGCCGGATACTCTCTCCCGCCAGAAATGCCTCATGACCAGCTTCTGTCAAGGCTGCATAAAACTGTTGGGCTAGACCAAAGTCAGGGTTCTGGCTGCGGTAGCTGATAAAAATTTTCCTGGAAACGGTTTCGATCGGGTAGGGCGGGGCAATTTCATACACCGGTACGGGTTCAGGAATGCCTTTGAGCTGTCGTCGCCCCATAAACATTGCGGGTCGGGGCAACCGCCCCTTGACAACCTCATACACCGTCTGGGAGAGGCAAATCCCCCGGGCTGGGGCTTCTCGCTGCAGTCGAGCAGCCAGGTTAACGCCGCTGCCCATGACATCGCTGCCTGTGAACTCCACATCTCCCAGGTGAATCCCGATGCGGTGGTGCAAAATATCGCGGATCGGGAGGTTAAGAGCCATTTCGGCGAAGGCCAACTGGATTTCGATCGCACAGGAAACGGCTTTTTCTGCACTCACAAAGTACATCAGCAGGCCATCCCCCAGGGATTTCAGAACCTGCCCTTCAAAGCGATCGCACAGTTCGCCCATGCGCTGAAAATCTCGTTCAATCAGGGCCAATGCATGCTGCTCATCGGCCAGCATCTTGGCTGTGAAAGCTTCCACATCCGTAAAAACGATCGCCGCCAGAACAATGGAGCCTCTGAGATTCAGGGGGCGGACCACATTATCTATGGGATTCATGGGCGGATTTCCCATTTCTGACAGCGATGCCCAAGGCTAAACCACAAGTACCAGTATCGCGAATAAGCCAGTTTGTGACAGGGAACTCCGGAGACAGTACCCCCACAAGGAGGACGACGCACCTCTTGCGAAGTTTTCGCGTGGCTGGGCTGTTATAAGCACCTGTAACTTAAGCAATTCTACTAATACTTTCGGATTGAACGGAAAAGTCTGCACATCGCTTAATCTGATGACTCCTGCTCGGGTGAGGATTCAGGAGTAGTTCGGTGATGGAAGCGAATGCCCAGAAAGACATCGTAGAGGAAACTCCAGAAGCTTTTCCCCTGTAACAATCCTAAAGATTGATAAGAGCCTTTCTCATCCAGTAAAGGCTTGGTGGCATAGTAGGCGGGTTGGTAGTTATACCAGGGGATGGAAGGCCACAGGTGGTGGATCAGGTGATAATTCTGGCCCAGGATCAGAATATTGAGAATTGGGCTGGGATAAACTCTGGCATTCTTCCAGCGATCGCGCTCCTGGAAAGGACGGTGAGGCAGGTAGTCGAAAAA of the Leptolyngbya sp. 'hensonii' genome contains:
- a CDS encoding AAA-like domain-containing protein: MNPIDNVVRPLNLRGSIVLAAIVFTDVEAFTAKMLADEQHALALIERDFQRMGELCDRFEGQVLKSLGDGLLMYFVSAEKAVSCAIEIQLAFAEMALNLPIRDILHHRIGIHLGDVEFTGSDVMGSGVNLAARLQREAPARGICLSQTVYEVVKGRLPRPAMFMGRRQLKGIPEPVPVYEIAPPYPIETVSRKIFISYRSQNPDFGLAQQFYAALTEAGHEAFLAGESIRLGENWPQRIEAELRQSDYLLLLLSARSATSEMVMEEVRRAKDLQEQHPEGKPVILPIRVNFPLGMPLTYDLHHYLDQIQQREWQSDADTPALLAEVLQLITNGPTQPVSGQPSLPSPSPASDRPTPAAEPELPTGQVNLASPFYMERPPIEIRCYQEITRAGALVRIRAPRQMGKTSLMVRILQQAADQGYRTIPLNFQLADSKILADLDRFLQWFCANIALELNLPDLLSEKWNRVFGSKVACKAYFENYLLPQSQAPLVLGLDEVDRIFLHPELAGDFFGLLRAWHEEAKNREIWKKLRLIVVHSTEVYIPIDINQSPFNVGLPIELAEFDTEQVLALAHRHHLTWTWEDVQGLMHLVGGHPYLVRLALYAIARQETTLEQLVATAAGETGLYGDHLRRHLWNLQQHPELAAAARQVFSTDGPTQLEAIPGFKLHSMGLVRLQGHEARARCHLYRQYFSPRLENLPAKSAGEML